The Pseudomonas sp. DG56-2 genome contains a region encoding:
- a CDS encoding sarcosine oxidase subunit beta family protein, which produces MQRYSGFGLFKHSLSHHENWQRMWRTPTPKKVYDVVIVGGGGHGLATAYYLAKQHGITNVAVVEKGWLGGGNTARNTTIVRSNYLWDESAHLYEHAMKLWEGLSQDINYNVMFSQRGVYNLCHTLQDMRDSERRVSANRLNGVDGELLNAQQVADEIPYLDCSKNTRYPIIGATVQRRGGVARHDAVAWGFARAADALGVDLIQQTEVIGFRKENGVVIGVETNKGFIGAKRVGVVTAGNSGHMAKLAGFRLPIESHPLQALVSEPLKPIIDSVIMSNAVHGYISQSDKGDLVIGAGIDGWVGYGQRGSYPVIEHTLQAIVEMFPILSRVRMNRQWGGIVDTTPDACPIISKTPVKNMFFNCGWGTGGFKATPGSGNVFAASLAKGEMHPLAKPFSIDRFHNGALIDEHGAAAVAH; this is translated from the coding sequence ATGCAACGTTACTCGGGCTTCGGCCTCTTCAAACACTCGCTCAGCCATCACGAAAACTGGCAGCGCATGTGGCGCACGCCGACCCCGAAAAAGGTCTACGACGTGGTCATCGTCGGCGGTGGCGGGCATGGCCTGGCCACTGCCTACTACCTGGCCAAGCAACACGGCATCACCAACGTTGCAGTGGTCGAGAAGGGCTGGCTGGGCGGTGGCAACACTGCACGCAACACCACCATCGTGCGCTCCAACTATTTGTGGGATGAGTCGGCGCACCTTTATGAACACGCCATGAAGCTTTGGGAAGGCTTGTCTCAGGACATCAACTACAACGTGATGTTCTCCCAGCGCGGGGTCTACAACCTGTGCCACACCCTGCAGGACATGCGTGATTCGGAACGTCGGGTCAGTGCCAACCGCCTCAACGGTGTCGATGGCGAACTGCTCAATGCCCAGCAGGTCGCCGACGAGATTCCTTACCTGGACTGCTCGAAGAACACCCGCTACCCCATCATCGGTGCCACCGTGCAGCGGCGCGGTGGCGTCGCCCGTCATGACGCCGTGGCCTGGGGCTTTGCCCGCGCCGCCGACGCCTTGGGCGTTGACCTGATCCAGCAGACCGAAGTGATCGGTTTTCGCAAGGAAAACGGCGTGGTCATCGGGGTCGAGACCAACAAGGGCTTCATCGGCGCCAAGCGCGTCGGTGTGGTCACCGCAGGTAACTCCGGGCACATGGCCAAGCTTGCCGGCTTCCGTCTGCCGATCGAATCGCATCCGCTGCAGGCACTGGTGTCCGAGCCGCTCAAGCCGATCATCGACAGTGTGATCATGTCCAACGCCGTGCATGGCTACATCAGCCAATCCGACAAGGGTGATCTGGTCATCGGTGCCGGTATCGATGGATGGGTCGGCTACGGTCAGCGCGGTTCCTACCCGGTAATCGAGCACACCTTGCAAGCCATCGTCGAAATGTTCCCGATTCTTTCGCGGGTGCGCATGAACCGCCAGTGGGGCGGCATCGTCGACACCACGCCGGACGCTTGCCCGATCATCTCCAAGACCCCAGTCAAGAACATGTTCTTCAACTGTGGCTGGGGCACCGGTGGCTTCAAGGCCACGCCGGGTTCGGGCAACGTCTTTGCCGCCAGTCTGGCCAAGGGCGAAATGCACCCGCTGGCCAAACCTTTTTCCATCGACCGTTTCCACAACGGCGCACTGATCGACGAACACGGCGCTGCCGCTGTCGCCCACTAA
- a CDS encoding sarcosine oxidase subunit delta — MLHIFCPHCGELRSEEEFHAAGQAHIPRPLDPNACSDEEWGDYMFFRDNPRGLHHELWIHAAGCRQYFNATRDTVTYEILETYPIGAKPQVTGKSTSPQLAVSGQGEKV, encoded by the coding sequence ATGTTGCATATCTTCTGTCCCCACTGCGGCGAGCTGCGCTCCGAGGAAGAGTTCCACGCTGCAGGCCAGGCGCATATTCCGCGGCCGCTGGACCCTAACGCCTGCTCCGACGAGGAGTGGGGCGATTACATGTTCTTTCGCGACAACCCCCGCGGCCTGCATCACGAGCTGTGGATACACGCTGCCGGATGCCGCCAGTACTTCAATGCCACCCGTGACACGGTGACCTACGAAATTCTGGAAACCTATCCGATCGGCGCCAAGCCGCAAGTGACCGGCAAAAGCACCAGCCCGCAGTTGGCAGTCAGTGGTCAGGGAGAAAAGGTATGA
- a CDS encoding sarcosine oxidase subunit alpha codes for MSQVYRLSSGGRIDRSKVLNFTFNGQTYQGYVGDTLAAALLANGVDIVGRSFKYSRPRGIIAAGSEEPNAILQIGATEATQVPNVRATQQALYAGLVATSTNGWPSVNTDMMGILGKVGGKLMPPGFYYKTFMYPQSFWMTYEKYIRKAAGLGRAPLENDPDSYDYMSQHCDVLIVGAGPAGLAAALAAGRSGARVILADEQEEFGGSLLDSRESLDGKPAVEWVAAVVAELKGMREVTLLPRATVNGYHDHNFLTIHERLTDHLGDRAPIGSVRQRMHRVRAKRVVLATGAHERPLVYGNNDVPGNMLAGAVSTYVRRYGVAPGRNMVLSTNNDHAYRVALDWHDAGLKVVAIADARHNPRGSLVEEARAKGIRILTSSAVIESRGSKHVTAARVAAIDVNAHKVTSPGEWLDCDLVATSGGYSPVVHLASHLGGKPTWREDILGFVPGDAPQKRVCVGGINGVFALGDSLADGYEGGVRAASEAGFKAVSGTLPKVLARQEEATIALFQVPHDKNTARAPKQFVDQQNDVTAAAIELATREGFESVEHVKRYTALGFGTDQGKLGNINGLAIAARSMGITIAQMGTTMFRPNYTPVTFGAVAGRHCGHLFEPVRFTALHAWHLRNGAEFEDVGQWKRPWYFPRNGEDIHAAVARECKAVRDSVGLLDASTLGKIDIQGPDAREFLNRIYTNAWTKLDVGKARYGLMCKEDGMVFDDGVTACVGENHFIMTTTTGGAARVLQWLEIYQQTEWPDLKVYFTSVTDHWATLTLSGPNSRKLLSEVSDIDLDKDAFPFMTWKEGLVAGVPARVFRISFTGELSYEVNIQANYAMGVLEKIAEAGKQYNLTPYGTETMHVLRAEKGFIIVGQDTDGSMTPDDLNMGWCVGRTKPFSWIGWRGMNREDCVRENRKQLVGLKPVDPTKWLPEGAQLVFDPKQPIPMDMVGHVTSSYASNSLGYSFAMGVVKGGLKRIGERVYSPQADGSVIEAEICSSVFFDPKGERQNI; via the coding sequence ATGAGCCAGGTCTATCGCCTGTCCAGCGGCGGTCGTATTGATCGCAGCAAAGTGTTGAACTTCACTTTCAACGGCCAGACCTATCAGGGCTACGTTGGTGACACCCTGGCTGCAGCATTGCTGGCCAACGGCGTGGATATTGTCGGGCGCAGTTTCAAGTACTCGCGTCCTCGCGGGATTATTGCCGCAGGCTCCGAAGAGCCAAACGCGATCCTGCAGATCGGTGCGACCGAAGCCACCCAGGTACCAAACGTGCGTGCCACTCAGCAGGCGCTGTATGCGGGCCTGGTGGCCACCAGCACCAACGGCTGGCCGAGCGTGAACACCGACATGATGGGGATTCTCGGCAAGGTAGGCGGCAAGTTGATGCCACCGGGTTTTTACTACAAGACCTTCATGTATCCGCAGTCATTCTGGATGACTTACGAGAAGTACATCCGCAAGGCAGCGGGCCTTGGTCGCGCGCCCCTGGAAAACGATCCGGACAGTTACGACTACATGAGTCAGCACTGCGATGTACTGATCGTTGGCGCAGGTCCCGCCGGTCTGGCGGCGGCGTTGGCAGCGGGCCGTAGCGGCGCGCGGGTGATTCTTGCCGATGAACAGGAAGAGTTCGGCGGCAGCCTGCTCGACAGCCGTGAGAGCCTTGATGGCAAGCCCGCAGTTGAATGGGTTGCTGCTGTTGTAGCCGAACTCAAAGGCATGCGTGAAGTCACCCTGTTACCTCGGGCGACGGTCAATGGCTATCACGACCACAACTTCCTCACCATTCACGAGCGCCTGACCGACCACCTCGGCGACCGGGCGCCGATAGGTAGCGTACGCCAGCGTATGCATCGGGTGCGGGCCAAGCGTGTGGTTCTGGCAACCGGCGCTCATGAACGTCCGCTGGTGTATGGCAACAACGATGTGCCGGGCAATATGCTTGCCGGTGCGGTCTCTACCTATGTGCGTCGTTATGGTGTCGCGCCGGGCCGTAACATGGTGCTGTCGACCAATAACGACCACGCCTACCGTGTGGCCCTGGACTGGCACGACGCGGGCCTGAAAGTGGTCGCCATCGCCGACGCCCGCCACAACCCTCGTGGATCGCTGGTGGAAGAGGCGCGGGCCAAGGGCATTCGGATTCTCACCTCCAGTGCGGTCATCGAGTCCCGCGGCAGCAAGCACGTAACCGCTGCGCGCGTGGCCGCGATTGACGTCAATGCACATAAAGTCACCAGCCCGGGCGAATGGCTGGACTGCGATCTGGTGGCCACCTCCGGCGGCTACAGCCCGGTGGTGCATCTGGCTTCGCACTTGGGCGGCAAGCCGACCTGGCGTGAAGACATTCTTGGCTTCGTGCCCGGTGATGCACCGCAAAAACGCGTGTGTGTCGGTGGCATCAATGGCGTTTTCGCCTTGGGCGATTCGCTGGCTGATGGCTACGAAGGTGGCGTGCGCGCTGCAAGTGAAGCGGGGTTCAAGGCTGTGTCGGGGACGCTTCCAAAAGTCTTGGCGCGTCAGGAAGAAGCGACGATCGCGCTGTTTCAGGTACCCCACGACAAGAACACTGCGCGGGCGCCGAAGCAATTCGTCGACCAGCAGAACGACGTGACCGCTGCGGCTATCGAACTGGCCACGCGGGAGGGCTTCGAGTCGGTCGAGCACGTTAAACGCTATACCGCGCTGGGCTTTGGTACCGACCAGGGCAAGCTGGGCAATATCAATGGCCTGGCCATTGCTGCCCGCTCCATGGGCATTACCATTGCGCAGATGGGCACCACCATGTTCCGTCCCAACTACACGCCGGTCACCTTCGGCGCCGTGGCAGGGCGGCATTGCGGGCATCTTTTCGAACCGGTGCGTTTCACCGCACTGCATGCCTGGCACCTGAGAAACGGTGCCGAGTTCGAAGACGTTGGGCAGTGGAAGCGGCCATGGTACTTCCCGCGCAATGGCGAAGACATTCATGCCGCGGTTGCTCGTGAATGCAAGGCCGTGCGCGACAGCGTCGGCCTGCTCGACGCCTCGACCCTGGGCAAGATCGACATCCAGGGCCCGGACGCACGCGAGTTCCTCAACCGTATCTACACCAACGCCTGGACCAAGCTGGATGTGGGCAAGGCCCGTTATGGCCTGATGTGCAAGGAAGACGGCATGGTCTTCGACGATGGCGTGACCGCCTGTGTCGGCGAAAACCATTTCATCATGACCACCACCACGGGCGGCGCGGCGCGTGTACTGCAGTGGCTGGAAATTTATCAGCAAACCGAATGGCCTGACTTGAAGGTGTACTTCACCTCGGTCACCGACCACTGGGCGACCCTGACCCTGTCTGGGCCAAACAGCCGCAAACTGCTGAGTGAAGTCAGCGACATCGACCTGGACAAGGACGCTTTCCCGTTCATGACCTGGAAAGAAGGTCTGGTCGCTGGCGTACCGGCGCGGGTATTCCGTATTTCCTTCACCGGGGAGCTTTCGTACGAGGTCAACATCCAGGCCAACTACGCTATGGGCGTGCTGGAGAAAATCGCCGAGGCTGGCAAGCAGTACAACCTCACCCCTTATGGCACCGAGACCATGCACGTCCTGAGGGCCGAGAAGGGTTTCATCATCGTCGGCCAGGACACCGATGGCTCGATGACGCCGGATGACTTGAACATGGGCTGGTGTGTAGGCCGGACCAAGCCGTTCTCATGGATCGGCTGGCGCGGTATGAACCGTGAGGATTGCGTGCGGGAAAATCGTAAACAGTTGGTCGGCCTCAAGCCTGTGGACCCGACCAAATGGCTGCCTGAAGGTGCGCAGTTGGTCTTCGATCCGAAGCAACCGATTCCGATGGACATGGTCGGTCACGTCACCTCCAGCTACGCCAGTAACTCCCTGGGCTATTCCTTCGCCATGGGCGTGGTCAAAGGCGGGCTCAAACGTATCGGCGAACGCGTCTACTCGCCGCAGGCGGATGGCAGCGTAATCGAGGCAGAGATCTGCTCCTCGGTGTTCTTCGATCCAAAGGGTGAGCGGCAGAACATCTAG
- a CDS encoding sarcosine oxidase subunit gamma has product MSTINVYQQRPGNDVKAESPLHHADLSSLVGKGRKNAGVTLREHKFLGHLTLRGDGRDPAFAGGVFKALGLELPVALTVVANGEMSLQWLGPDEWLLIVAGGQEFAVEQKLRDALEGQHIQVVNVSGGQTLLELSGPNVREVLMKSTSYDVHPNNFPVGKAVGTVFAKSQLVIRRTGEETWELLIRRSFSDYWWLWLQDAAAEYGLSIEA; this is encoded by the coding sequence ATGAGCACGATCAACGTTTACCAGCAACGCCCAGGCAACGACGTCAAGGCAGAGTCGCCACTGCATCACGCCGACCTGTCCAGCCTGGTCGGCAAAGGCCGCAAGAACGCCGGGGTAACTCTGCGCGAGCATAAGTTTTTGGGTCATTTGACCTTGCGTGGCGATGGCCGTGATCCGGCTTTTGCTGGTGGTGTATTCAAGGCCTTGGGGTTGGAGTTGCCGGTGGCACTGACCGTAGTTGCCAATGGCGAGATGTCGCTGCAGTGGCTTGGTCCGGACGAATGGCTGCTGATCGTTGCCGGTGGTCAGGAGTTCGCCGTCGAACAGAAACTGCGTGATGCCCTCGAGGGCCAGCATATCCAGGTGGTCAATGTCAGTGGCGGGCAAACCCTGTTGGAACTGAGCGGCCCGAATGTTCGCGAAGTGCTGATGAAGTCCACCAGCTACGATGTACATCCAAACAACTTTCCCGTCGGCAAGGCCGTGGGCACAGTGTTCGCCAAGTCGCAATTGGTGATCCGCCGAACCGGCGAGGAAACCTGGGAGCTGCTGATTCGTCGTAGCTTCTCCGACTACTGGTGGTTGTGGCTGCAGGACGCAGCGGCTGAATACGGTTTGAGCATCGAGGCCTAG
- the purU gene encoding formyltetrahydrofolate deformylase, with product MSRAPDTWILTADCPSLLGTVDVVTRYLYEQHCYVTEHHSFDDRLSGRFFIRVEFRQSDDFDEVNFRAGLAERGEAFGMLFELTAPKHRPKVVIMVSKADHCLNDLLYRQRIGQLSMDVVAVISNHPDLEPLAHWHRIPYYHFALDPHDKPAQERKVLQVIEESGAELVILARYMQVLSPELCRKLDGWAINIHHSLLPGFKGAKPYHQAYNKGVKLVGATAHYINNDLDEGPIIAQGVESVDHSHYPEDLIAKGRDIECLTLARAVGYHIERRVFLNANRTVVL from the coding sequence ATGAGCCGAGCACCGGACACCTGGATTCTTACCGCTGACTGTCCGAGCCTGCTCGGCACTGTGGATGTGGTGACCCGATATTTGTATGAGCAGCATTGCTATGTCACCGAGCACCACTCGTTCGATGACCGTCTGTCTGGGCGCTTCTTCATTCGGGTGGAGTTCCGCCAGTCGGATGACTTCGATGAGGTCAATTTCCGCGCCGGCCTTGCCGAGCGTGGCGAAGCCTTCGGCATGCTGTTCGAGCTGACTGCGCCCAAGCATCGGCCGAAAGTAGTGATCATGGTTTCCAAAGCTGACCACTGCCTCAACGACCTGCTTTACCGCCAGCGCATCGGGCAGTTGAGCATGGACGTTGTGGCGGTGATCTCCAACCACCCCGACCTTGAGCCGTTGGCTCATTGGCACCGTATTCCCTATTACCACTTCGCCCTTGATCCGCACGACAAACCGGCGCAAGAGCGCAAGGTGCTGCAGGTAATCGAGGAGTCTGGGGCAGAGCTGGTGATTCTTGCCCGCTACATGCAAGTACTGTCGCCAGAGTTGTGCCGCAAGCTCGATGGTTGGGCAATCAACATCCATCACTCCCTGCTGCCCGGCTTCAAGGGCGCCAAGCCTTATCACCAGGCTTACAACAAGGGCGTGAAACTGGTCGGGGCCACGGCCCATTACATCAACAACGACCTCGACGAAGGGCCGATCATCGCCCAGGGCGTGGAATCGGTCGACCACAGTCATTATCCCGAAGACCTGATCGCCAAGGGTCGTGACATCGAGTGCCTCACGTTGGCGCGGGCGGTGGGCTATCACATCGAGCGACGGGTGTTTTTGAACGCCAACCGCACGGTCGTGCTTTGA
- the fdhA gene encoding formaldehyde dehydrogenase, glutathione-independent, with product MSGNRGVVYLGGGKVEVQKIDYPKMQDPRGKKIEHGVILRVVSTNICGSDQHMVRGRTTAQVGLVLGHEITGEVIEKGRDVENLQIGDLVSVPFNVACGRCRSCKEQHTGVCLTVNPARAGGAYGYVDMGDWTGGQAEYVLVPYADFNLLKLPNRDKAMEKIRDLTCLSDILPTGYHGAVTAGVGPGSSVYIAGAGPVGLAAAASARLLGAAVVIVGDVNPVRLAHAKAQGFEIADLSQDTPLHEQIANLLGEPEVDCAVDAVGFEARGHGHAGAKHEAPATVLNSLMGVVRVAGKIGIPGLYVTEDPGAVDAAAKIGSLSIRFGLGWAKSHSFHTGQTPVMKYNRQLMQAIMWDRINIAEVVGVQVISLDQAPEGYGEFDAGVPKKFVIDPHKLFSAA from the coding sequence ATGTCTGGTAATCGTGGTGTCGTGTATCTGGGCGGCGGTAAGGTCGAGGTGCAAAAAATTGACTACCCGAAAATGCAGGATCCGCGTGGCAAGAAGATCGAGCACGGGGTGATTCTGAGGGTGGTCTCCACCAACATCTGCGGCTCAGACCAGCACATGGTGCGTGGCCGCACCACAGCCCAGGTCGGTCTGGTGCTGGGCCATGAAATCACCGGTGAGGTGATCGAAAAAGGTCGGGATGTAGAGAACCTGCAGATCGGTGATCTGGTTTCAGTGCCATTCAACGTCGCCTGCGGCCGCTGCCGTTCGTGCAAGGAACAGCACACCGGTGTCTGCCTGACCGTTAACCCGGCGCGTGCCGGGGGTGCCTATGGCTATGTCGACATGGGTGACTGGACCGGTGGCCAGGCCGAGTACGTGCTGGTGCCGTACGCCGACTTCAACTTGCTGAAACTGCCTAACCGCGACAAGGCCATGGAGAAAATCCGCGACCTGACCTGTCTCTCCGACATTCTGCCAACCGGGTACCACGGCGCAGTTACCGCCGGTGTCGGTCCGGGCAGCTCGGTGTACATCGCCGGTGCCGGCCCGGTGGGCCTGGCGGCCGCGGCTTCGGCGCGCTTACTGGGTGCTGCGGTAGTCATTGTCGGGGACGTCAACCCGGTGCGCCTGGCCCACGCCAAGGCACAAGGTTTTGAAATTGCAGACTTGTCACAGGACACCCCGCTGCATGAGCAGATCGCCAATCTGCTGGGCGAGCCGGAAGTCGATTGCGCGGTCGATGCCGTAGGCTTTGAGGCGCGTGGTCATGGCCATGCCGGTGCCAAGCATGAAGCTCCTGCCACCGTGCTCAATTCACTGATGGGCGTTGTGCGGGTCGCGGGCAAGATCGGCATTCCAGGTCTGTATGTCACCGAAGACCCGGGAGCGGTGGATGCTGCGGCGAAGATCGGTAGCTTGAGCATCCGTTTTGGCCTTGGTTGGGCCAAGTCACATAGCTTCCACACCGGACAAACCCCGGTAATGAAATACAACCGCCAACTGATGCAGGCCATCATGTGGGACCGCATCAACATTGCCGAAGTAGTGGGTGTGCAGGTCATCAGCCTGGATCAGGCGCCTGAAGGCTATGGCGAGTTTGATGCTGGAGTACCGAAGAAGTTTGTGATCGATCCGCACAAACTGTTCAGCGCGGCGTAA
- a CDS encoding DUF2780 domain-containing protein: protein MKRFALVTLMTLAASSAFAFNLSDAANAVSAMQGNKDGAAVQAPAASANLLNTLGSELKVTPEQAIGGTGALLGLARNQLSSTDYEQLSKAVPGLDMLSGENALGGLSGLGDLLGKSGKSSALSNALGDNVKNTTDLNNAFSALGMDSGMIGQFAPLILQYLGQQGVAGSLLQSLGGLWGTPAAIPSV, encoded by the coding sequence ATGAAACGTTTTGCGCTGGTCACTCTGATGACCCTGGCTGCCAGCTCGGCATTTGCCTTTAATCTCAGCGATGCGGCCAACGCCGTTTCTGCCATGCAAGGCAACAAGGACGGTGCTGCCGTGCAGGCGCCCGCCGCTTCGGCGAATTTACTCAATACCCTCGGCAGTGAGCTGAAAGTTACCCCTGAGCAAGCTATCGGCGGTACCGGTGCCTTGCTGGGGCTTGCTCGCAATCAGTTGAGCAGCACCGATTACGAACAACTGAGCAAGGCCGTGCCGGGGTTGGATATGCTTTCCGGCGAAAATGCTCTGGGTGGTTTGAGCGGGCTGGGCGATTTGCTTGGCAAGAGCGGTAAGTCGTCGGCGCTGAGCAATGCCCTGGGCGACAACGTTAAAAATACCACTGACCTGAACAATGCTTTCAGTGCCCTGGGCATGGACTCCGGCATGATCGGCCAATTTGCCCCGCTGATTCTGCAGTACCTCGGTCAGCAGGGCGTTGCCGGCTCGCTGCTGCAGAGCCTTGGTGGTCTGTGGGGAACTCCTGCGGCTATACCGTCGGTATAA
- a CDS encoding APC family permease: MANQPSNAAQADSAQLRRVLGLPALVFFGLVYMVPLTIFTTYGIVTEITGGRTAGAYLVTLLAMLFTATSYSFMVRRFPVAGSAYSYTNLAFGANVGFLAGWSLLLDYLFIPMINYLLIGLFLNIAFPSIPVWTLILGSITLVTVLNVIGIHSVAKASNLIVGAQIIFIGVFVALSFKTLGAGAPVDVLSPLLGDGSQPGFTQLMAGAAVLCLSFLGFDAVSTLAEETKDPRRDVPRAIILTTLGAGLLFTLLAYISQLVLPGSHFANTDAAANEVMFKAGGQFLANFFTAAFVAGSLGSALASQAAVSRILYTMGRDNVLPQRWFARLSPRFGTPVVATLVVSAFSLLALVIDLATLASLISFGALVAFSAVNLAVIRTHLISEICHRNLSGLLRYGLVPLVGMSLTLWLWTSLSTLTLTIGLSWFGLGLAYLLVLTGGFRRPVRMVNFSEAG, from the coding sequence ATGGCCAATCAACCCAGCAATGCTGCCCAGGCAGATTCCGCCCAACTGCGCCGCGTCCTCGGCCTTCCTGCCCTGGTGTTTTTCGGCTTGGTGTACATGGTTCCCCTGACCATATTCACCACCTACGGCATCGTTACCGAAATCACCGGAGGGCGCACTGCTGGTGCCTATCTGGTTACCCTGCTGGCCATGCTGTTCACTGCGACGTCTTACAGTTTCATGGTTCGGCGCTTTCCAGTGGCTGGCTCTGCCTACTCCTACACCAATCTGGCGTTCGGAGCGAACGTCGGCTTTCTCGCTGGCTGGTCGCTGCTGCTCGATTACCTGTTCATTCCGATGATCAATTACCTGCTCATCGGCCTGTTCCTCAATATCGCCTTCCCAAGCATTCCAGTGTGGACGCTCATTCTCGGCTCGATCACCTTGGTCACAGTGCTCAACGTGATCGGTATTCACTCGGTGGCCAAGGCCAGCAATCTGATTGTCGGTGCGCAGATCATCTTCATCGGTGTTTTTGTGGCGCTGTCGTTCAAGACCCTGGGCGCAGGTGCACCCGTCGATGTGCTCTCGCCGCTGCTTGGCGATGGCAGCCAACCGGGCTTTACTCAGTTGATGGCGGGTGCGGCAGTGCTGTGTTTGTCATTCCTTGGCTTTGATGCTGTGTCGACCCTGGCCGAGGAAACCAAGGATCCACGCCGAGACGTACCACGGGCGATCATTCTCACGACGCTGGGTGCGGGCTTGCTGTTCACCCTGCTGGCCTACATCAGCCAACTGGTGCTGCCAGGAAGTCATTTCGCCAATACCGATGCGGCGGCCAACGAGGTGATGTTCAAGGCCGGCGGTCAGTTCCTGGCCAACTTCTTCACCGCAGCCTTTGTCGCTGGAAGCCTGGGCTCGGCCCTGGCGTCGCAAGCGGCGGTATCGCGAATCCTCTACACCATGGGCCGCGACAACGTATTGCCACAGCGCTGGTTCGCCAGACTTTCGCCGCGTTTCGGTACACCCGTAGTCGCAACCTTGGTGGTTTCGGCGTTTTCCCTGCTGGCGCTGGTCATCGACCTCGCTACCTTGGCATCGCTGATCAGCTTCGGTGCGCTGGTGGCATTCTCGGCGGTAAACCTGGCGGTGATTCGCACACACTTGATCAGTGAAATCTGCCATCGCAACCTGTCGGGGTTGCTGCGTTATGGTCTGGTTCCCCTGGTGGGCATGAGCCTTACCCTGTGGCTTTGGACCAGCCTGTCGACCCTGACCTTGACCATAGGTTTGAGCTGGTTCGGCCTGGGCCTGGCATATCTGCTGGTGCTCACGGGCGGCTTCCGTCGCCCGGTGCGCATGGTGAATTTTTCCGAAGCAGGCTGA
- a CDS encoding acyltransferase, giving the protein MRRLLTGILVTSLLLLNTLVLIGPLMVFALFKLVLPGRYRDYASWAVMWIAETWAEIDKLIFRVCIPTKWEVRGADGLRLDTSYLAISNHQSWVDIPALIQVLNRRIPFFKFFLKKELIWVPLLGLAWWALDYPFMKRYSKAFLDKHPQLKGQDLEITKAACELFKRQPVTVVNYLEGTRFTEAKRAAQQSPFKHLLKPKAGGVAFVLAALGEQLDALLDVTIVYPGDKAPGFWDLLSGAVPKVIIDIQVRELDPALYKGDYENDPAVRQAVQDWVNQLWHAKDQRIETLKAELDQARTSPRPEA; this is encoded by the coding sequence ATGCGCCGCTTACTAACGGGCATTCTTGTGACCTCGCTGTTGCTGCTCAACACCTTGGTCCTGATCGGCCCACTGATGGTCTTTGCCCTGTTCAAACTGGTTTTACCCGGTCGGTACCGTGACTACGCTTCTTGGGCGGTAATGTGGATTGCCGAAACCTGGGCCGAAATCGACAAACTTATTTTTCGCGTGTGCATTCCCACCAAATGGGAGGTTCGCGGCGCTGACGGCCTGCGCCTGGACACGTCTTATCTGGCCATCAGTAACCACCAAAGCTGGGTAGATATCCCGGCGCTGATCCAGGTGCTCAACCGACGTATCCCTTTCTTCAAATTCTTCCTTAAAAAGGAACTGATCTGGGTGCCGCTATTGGGCTTGGCCTGGTGGGCGCTGGATTACCCTTTCATGAAGCGCTACAGCAAGGCGTTTCTCGATAAGCATCCGCAACTCAAGGGCCAGGACCTGGAAATCACCAAGGCAGCCTGTGAATTGTTCAAGCGCCAGCCGGTCACCGTGGTCAATTACCTTGAGGGCACACGCTTTACCGAAGCCAAACGTGCGGCGCAGCAGTCACCGTTCAAACATCTACTCAAACCCAAGGCTGGAGGCGTAGCCTTCGTCCTCGCAGCGCTGGGCGAGCAACTGGACGCTCTGCTCGACGTGACAATCGTTTATCCCGGCGACAAGGCGCCAGGGTTCTGGGATTTACTCAGTGGCGCGGTACCCAAGGTCATCATCGATATCCAGGTACGCGAACTTGATCCGGCTCTGTACAAGGGTGACTACGAGAACGATCCTGCTGTACGCCAGGCGGTGCAAGACTGGGTCAACCAACTTTGGCATGCTAAGGACCAGCGTATCGAGACCTTGAAAGCGGAGCTTGATCAGGCACGGACAAGCCCACGACCAGAGGCCTGA
- a CDS encoding ATP-dependent zinc protease: MKPVLALLSLLALPVMAAEPTLYGRYEYITLPEFGGETLKAKMDTGALTASLSAKDIEMFTRDGEDWVRFRLATKESDGKVYEHKLARISKIKNRADEDEDGEGAEVSKRPVVDLELCLGDVKRTVEVNLTDRSSFNYPLLIGAKALREFKAAVNPARRFTAGKPEC; this comes from the coding sequence GTGAAACCTGTACTCGCATTGCTGTCGTTGCTGGCCCTTCCGGTGATGGCTGCTGAACCAACCCTGTATGGCCGTTATGAATACATTACGCTGCCAGAGTTTGGCGGTGAAACCTTGAAAGCCAAGATGGACACCGGCGCACTCACCGCCTCGCTGTCGGCCAAGGACATTGAAATGTTCACCCGTGATGGAGAGGACTGGGTGCGTTTTCGCCTGGCGACCAAGGAATCTGATGGCAAGGTCTATGAACACAAGCTGGCGCGCATCAGCAAGATCAAGAACCGCGCGGACGAAGATGAAGACGGCGAAGGCGCGGAGGTCAGCAAGCGCCCGGTGGTAGACCTTGAACTCTGCCTGGGCGACGTCAAGCGCACGGTGGAGGTGAACCTCACCGACCGAAGCAGCTTCAACTACCCGCTGTTGATCGGCGCCAAGGCCTTGCGCGAGTTCAAGGCCGCGGTGAATCCGGCGCGGCGTTTCACCGCCGGCAAGCCCGAGTGTTGA